One stretch of Clostridia bacterium DNA includes these proteins:
- the ndk gene encoding nucleoside-diphosphate kinase, whose amino-acid sequence MERTLVMVKPDGVQRGLVGEIISRLERRGYRLVGIKMLRLSREMAEEHYAEHRGKSFFEGLVRYIGSGPVVAMVWEGRGVVAGVRQLMGSTDPAKAAAGTMRGDLAVDVGRNVVHGSDSVASAEREIAIYFRPEELVEYRRAGEEWLYE is encoded by the coding sequence GTGGAGAGGACGCTGGTAATGGTCAAGCCCGACGGCGTGCAGCGCGGCCTGGTCGGGGAGATAATCTCGCGCCTGGAACGTCGCGGTTACCGGCTGGTGGGCATCAAGATGCTCCGGCTCAGCCGGGAGATGGCGGAAGAGCACTATGCCGAGCACCGGGGCAAGTCCTTCTTCGAAGGCCTGGTGCGCTACATCGGTTCCGGTCCGGTGGTGGCCATGGTCTGGGAAGGCAGGGGCGTGGTAGCCGGGGTGCGGCAGCTCATGGGGAGCACCGATCCGGCCAAGGCCGCGGCCGGGACCATGCGGGGCGATCTGGCGGTTGACGTGGGCCGCAACGTGGTGCACGGCTCGGACTCGGTGGCCAGCGCGGAAAGGGAGATCGCCATTTACTTCCGGCCGGAGGAACTGGTGGAGTACCGTCGCGCCGGCGAGGAGTGGCTGTACGAGTGA
- a CDS encoding electron transfer flavoprotein subunit alpha/FixB family protein, producing MATAVLVFAEHKEGQWRKVTAELLTRGRAFADQLGGELGAVLLGQGVAGMAGSLGQYGVDKVYLADDERLANYTTDAYTSVVADLIKSLQPQLVLFGHTALAKDLAPRVAQRLGAGLVTDCTGLELAGGKVRFVRPIYAGKAITQGEVSGPPAMVTVRPNVLGVAEVGARTPEVVSQPVQLDPGSLRQLVKDIVKKATGRVELTEADIIVSGGRGMKGPENFKILEELADVLGAAVGASRAAVDAGWRDHDDQVGQTGKTVSPTLYIACGISGAIQHLAGMQSSKYIVAINKDPEAPIFQVANYGIVGDLFTIVPLLTEEFKKALQ from the coding sequence TTGGCAACGGCAGTATTAGTCTTCGCAGAGCACAAGGAAGGACAGTGGCGGAAAGTCACCGCCGAGCTGCTCACCCGGGGCCGGGCGTTCGCCGACCAGCTGGGCGGCGAACTGGGGGCCGTGCTTCTGGGCCAGGGCGTGGCCGGCATGGCCGGGAGCCTGGGTCAGTACGGCGTGGACAAGGTCTACCTGGCGGACGACGAGCGCCTGGCCAACTATACCACCGACGCCTATACCTCGGTGGTGGCCGACCTGATAAAGTCCCTGCAGCCGCAGCTGGTACTCTTCGGTCATACCGCCCTGGCCAAGGACCTGGCTCCCAGGGTGGCCCAGCGGCTGGGCGCCGGCCTGGTAACCGACTGCACCGGGCTGGAACTGGCCGGCGGCAAGGTGCGTTTCGTGCGCCCCATTTACGCCGGCAAGGCCATTACCCAGGGTGAGGTTTCGGGTCCTCCGGCCATGGTTACGGTACGGCCGAACGTGCTGGGCGTGGCCGAAGTGGGTGCCCGCACTCCGGAAGTGGTGAGCCAGCCGGTACAGCTCGATCCGGGCAGCCTGCGGCAGCTGGTCAAGGACATCGTCAAGAAGGCCACCGGGCGGGTCGAGCTGACCGAGGCCGACATTATAGTCTCGGGCGGCCGGGGCATGAAGGGTCCGGAAAACTTCAAGATCCTGGAGGAACTGGCCGACGTGCTGGGCGCCGCGGTGGGAGCTTCCCGCGCCGCAGTGGACGCTGGCTGGCGGGATCACGATGACCAGGTGGGCCAGACGGGCAAGACGGTTTCTCCCACCCTGTATATCGCCTGCGGGATCTCCGGTGCCATCCAGCACCTGGCGGGAATGCAGTCCTCCAAGTATATCGTGGCCATCAACAAGGACCCGGAGGCGCCGATCTTCCAGGTGGCCAACTACGGCATCGTCGGCGACCTCTTCACGATCGTGCCCCTGCTGACCGAGGAGTTCAAGAAGGCCTTACAGTAA
- a CDS encoding S41 family peptidase, producing the protein MAIVLAWCVLVAAGLTFFVFAHYGEVTQLLRVVSLIQTQALEPADTGRLLQGATRGLVEALDDPYSVYLDREQYRSLTQQITGSYGGVGLVIGVDEEGRIKVITPFKGTPAHRAGIQSGDLIVRIEDRDARTLNLEEAARLLQGEPGTPVSLAVQRPGDGIREFRIVRERIVIPTVEARVLDGHPGIAYLNITTFSEQTPQALAAALKEIGTENLRGIVLDLRNNPGGELTAAVEVAGYFVPAGPVVYTVSRQKSTPYPASGRKLDLPLVVLVNGGTASAAEIVAGAVKDTGAGLLVGEKTFGKGRVQKVFRLDGGAGLKLTTEKYLTPARRDIDGKGIEPDLVVTMTAEETAQALLAAPDPARDRQLLKAVQILEGAKS; encoded by the coding sequence TTGGCCATCGTCCTGGCCTGGTGCGTGTTGGTGGCGGCGGGCCTGACTTTTTTTGTCTTTGCCCACTACGGGGAAGTAACCCAGTTGCTGCGGGTGGTTTCCCTGATACAGACCCAGGCCCTGGAGCCGGCCGATACCGGTCGGCTGCTCCAGGGGGCCACCCGGGGGCTGGTGGAAGCTCTGGACGACCCTTACTCGGTCTACCTGGACCGGGAGCAGTACCGCAGCCTGACCCAGCAGATAACCGGTAGTTACGGCGGGGTGGGCCTGGTGATCGGGGTGGACGAGGAGGGCCGAATCAAGGTAATTACTCCCTTCAAGGGTACGCCCGCCCACCGGGCCGGCATTCAGAGCGGGGACCTGATAGTGCGGATAGAGGATCGCGATGCCCGCACCCTTAACCTGGAGGAAGCGGCCCGCCTCTTACAGGGTGAGCCCGGCACGCCGGTCTCCCTGGCCGTCCAGCGGCCGGGCGACGGCATACGAGAGTTCAGGATAGTCCGGGAAAGAATCGTCATCCCCACCGTGGAAGCGCGGGTGCTGGACGGGCACCCCGGCATCGCCTACCTCAACATCACTACCTTCAGCGAGCAGACACCGCAGGCTCTGGCCGCCGCCTTGAAGGAGATAGGTACCGAAAACCTGCGGGGGATCGTACTGGACCTGCGCAACAACCCCGGGGGAGAACTCACGGCGGCGGTAGAAGTAGCGGGGTACTTCGTTCCCGCCGGGCCGGTGGTGTACACCGTGAGCCGCCAGAAGTCCACCCCCTACCCTGCCTCCGGCCGCAAGCTGGACCTGCCGCTGGTGGTGCTGGTCAACGGCGGTACGGCCAGCGCGGCGGAGATCGTGGCCGGGGCGGTGAAGGATACCGGAGCCGGCCTTCTGGTGGGAGAGAAGACCTTCGGTAAGGGACGGGTGCAGAAGGTGTTCCGGTTGGACGGGGGGGCGGGCCTGAAGCTCACTACCGAAAAGTATCTTACCCCCGCCCGGCGGGATATCGACGGGAAGGGCATCGAGCCCGACCTGGTGGTAACCATGACGGCGGAGGAAACCGCCCAGGCCCTTCTTGCCGCGCCGGATCCGGCGCGCGACCGGCAGCTGCTGAAGGCGGTGCAAATCCTCGAGGGTGCCAAATCCTAG
- the ftsH gene encoding ATP-dependent zinc metalloprotease FtsH encodes MNRVFKNVAIYLLLVLMAVSAMRMMGTPVVPAVQELSVSDFYQAVTQGRIREVTITAQEGIYHLEGAMTDGKPFTVNVPREEGFVRDLVDHNVQVTSAKAGGTPWWSSLLGTLLPVLLLVGLFVFMLQQTQGGGSRVMQFGRSRARLLSEDKRRVTFADVAGVDEAKEELEEVVEFLRSPRKYAELGARIPKGVLLFGPPGTGKTLLAKAVAGEAGVPFFSISGSDFVEMFVGVGAARVRDLFEQAKRNAPCIVFIDEIDAVGRHRGAGLGGGHDEREQTLNQLLVEMDGFNPNEGIIIMAATNRPDILDPALLRPGRFDRQIVVDVPDVHGREEILKVHARGKPLESNVDLNVLARRTPGFTGADLANLFNEAALLAARRGHKRVGMEELEDAIERVIAGPEKKSRVISEFEKKLVAYHEAGHALLGHYLPHTDPLHKVSIIPRGRAGGYTLLLPKEDRRYMTKSQILDQVTMLLGGRVAEALVLKEISTGAQNDLERATELVRKLITEFGMSEELGPLTFGHRNDQVFLGKDIARDRNYSEAVAFSIDREARRIMDECYNRAKQILEEHMDKLHLVAQTLMEKETLEAEEFEALIETSSLPEKAEKAEKAEPAERTKETAAFCPAPVALESRETPKRFLKLWFSYEPGFDYA; translated from the coding sequence TTGAACCGCGTCTTTAAGAACGTCGCCATCTACCTGCTGCTGGTACTAATGGCGGTATCGGCAATGCGGATGATGGGCACTCCGGTAGTGCCTGCGGTTCAGGAACTGAGCGTCAGCGACTTCTACCAGGCGGTGACTCAGGGCCGGATCCGCGAGGTTACCATTACCGCCCAGGAAGGGATTTATCACCTGGAAGGCGCCATGACCGACGGCAAACCCTTTACGGTCAACGTTCCCCGAGAAGAGGGTTTCGTCCGCGATCTGGTGGACCACAACGTGCAGGTAACTTCCGCGAAGGCGGGAGGCACGCCGTGGTGGAGCAGTCTTCTGGGTACCCTCCTGCCGGTGCTGCTCCTGGTGGGTCTGTTCGTATTCATGCTGCAGCAGACGCAGGGAGGCGGTAGCCGGGTGATGCAGTTCGGCCGCAGCCGGGCTCGCCTTCTGAGCGAGGATAAGCGCCGCGTAACCTTTGCCGACGTGGCCGGGGTAGACGAGGCCAAGGAAGAGCTGGAGGAGGTAGTGGAATTCCTGCGCAGTCCCCGCAAGTACGCCGAACTGGGGGCCCGGATTCCCAAAGGAGTGCTGCTCTTCGGCCCGCCGGGCACGGGCAAGACCCTGCTGGCCAAGGCGGTGGCCGGGGAAGCGGGGGTGCCCTTTTTCAGCATTAGCGGTTCGGACTTCGTGGAAATGTTCGTGGGCGTAGGCGCGGCCCGGGTGCGAGACCTCTTCGAACAGGCCAAGCGCAACGCCCCCTGCATCGTATTCATCGACGAGATCGACGCCGTGGGCCGCCACCGGGGCGCAGGACTGGGCGGGGGTCACGACGAGCGGGAGCAGACGCTCAACCAGCTCCTGGTGGAGATGGACGGTTTCAATCCCAACGAAGGCATCATTATCATGGCCGCAACCAACCGGCCGGACATTCTGGACCCGGCCCTGTTGCGTCCCGGTCGTTTTGACCGGCAGATAGTGGTAGACGTTCCGGACGTTCACGGCCGGGAGGAGATCCTGAAGGTACACGCCCGGGGCAAGCCCCTGGAGAGCAACGTGGACCTCAACGTGCTGGCCCGGCGTACGCCCGGGTTTACCGGCGCGGACCTGGCCAACCTCTTTAACGAGGCGGCGCTGTTGGCCGCGCGCCGGGGTCACAAGCGCGTAGGGATGGAGGAGCTGGAAGACGCCATCGAACGGGTCATAGCCGGACCGGAGAAGAAATCGCGGGTGATCAGCGAGTTCGAAAAGAAGCTGGTGGCCTACCACGAGGCCGGGCATGCCCTATTGGGCCACTACCTGCCCCACACCGATCCCCTGCACAAGGTATCGATAATTCCGCGGGGCCGGGCGGGAGGCTACACCCTGCTCCTGCCCAAAGAGGACCGGCGTTACATGACCAAGTCCCAGATCCTGGATCAGGTAACCATGCTCCTGGGCGGACGGGTGGCCGAGGCTCTGGTGCTGAAAGAGATCAGCACCGGCGCCCAGAACGACCTGGAGCGGGCCACCGAGCTGGTTCGCAAGCTCATTACCGAATTCGGCATGTCCGAGGAGTTGGGCCCCCTGACCTTCGGCCACCGGAACGATCAGGTATTCCTGGGCAAAGACATCGCCCGGGACCGCAATTACAGCGAGGCCGTGGCTTTCTCCATCGACCGCGAGGCCCGGCGCATTATGGACGAGTGTTATAACCGGGCCAAGCAGATTCTGGAGGAACACATGGATAAGCTCCACCTGGTGGCCCAGACCCTGATGGAGAAGGAGACTCTGGAGGCGGAGGAATTCGAGGCCCTAATCGAGACCAGTTCCCTCCCCGAGAAGGCGGAGAAGGCGGAGAAGGCGGAGCCGGCGGAGCGCACCAAGGAAACCGCGGCCTTCTGTCCGGCGCCGGTGGCCCTGGAATCGCGGGAGACGCCCAAGCGCTTCCTCAAGCTCTGGTTCAGCTACGAACCCGGCTTCGACTACGCATAA
- a CDS encoding transketolase family protein has translation MTTREAYGLALAELGAENPDVVVLDADLSKSTRTEIFAARFPERFFNVGIAEQNLMGTAAGLALAGKIPFASTFAVFATGRAFEQVRNSICHARLNVKIVASHAGITVGEDGASHQAVEDIALMRALPHMTVIVPADAVQTAQAVRAVAAYQGPVYLRLGRMAVPQVYEEGYRFRWGQADVLREGGQATVVACGLMVAAALEAAETLAREGIEVTVLNMATIKPLDVPTLVEAALRTGAVVTAEEHSIIGGLGSAVAEALAEHCPAPLLRVGLPDVFGESGRPEELLEKYGLSARHLVEAVRRVLARKAGR, from the coding sequence ATGACCACGCGCGAGGCTTACGGGCTGGCCCTGGCCGAGCTGGGGGCGGAAAACCCGGATGTAGTGGTGCTGGACGCCGACCTCTCCAAATCTACGCGTACGGAGATTTTTGCCGCTCGGTTTCCCGAGCGCTTTTTTAATGTGGGCATTGCCGAGCAGAACCTCATGGGCACGGCCGCCGGCCTGGCCCTGGCGGGCAAGATCCCCTTTGCCAGCACCTTTGCCGTATTCGCCACGGGAAGGGCTTTCGAGCAGGTCCGCAACTCCATCTGCCACGCCCGCCTCAACGTAAAGATAGTGGCCAGCCACGCCGGCATCACCGTCGGAGAAGACGGCGCCTCCCACCAGGCCGTAGAAGACATCGCCCTCATGCGCGCCCTGCCGCACATGACGGTGATCGTGCCCGCGGACGCGGTTCAGACCGCCCAGGCGGTGCGGGCGGTGGCCGCCTACCAGGGGCCGGTGTACCTGCGCCTGGGGCGGATGGCGGTTCCCCAGGTATACGAAGAAGGCTACCGCTTTCGGTGGGGCCAGGCGGACGTGCTGCGAGAAGGCGGACAGGCCACCGTGGTCGCCTGCGGGCTGATGGTGGCCGCCGCCCTGGAGGCGGCCGAGACCCTGGCCCGAGAAGGCATTGAAGTCACCGTGCTCAACATGGCCACGATCAAGCCCCTGGACGTCCCTACCCTGGTAGAGGCGGCCCTCCGCACCGGCGCGGTGGTAACCGCCGAGGAGCACAGCATAATCGGCGGCCTGGGCAGCGCGGTGGCCGAGGCTCTGGCGGAGCACTGCCCGGCTCCGTTGCTCCGGGTGGGGCTGCCCGACGTCTTCGGGGAGTCCGGCCGTCCCGAGGAACTGCTGGAGAAGTACGGTCTATCCGCCCGACACCTGGTAGAGGCGGTGCGCCGGGTGTTGGCGCGCAAGGCGGGCCGGTGA
- the ftsX gene encoding permease-like cell division protein FtsX has product MRLSTLGYYLRQAGLGLRRSGWLTVAAVATVSISLFLLGLFVLLVLNLNLIVSSLESEVEAAVFIRPDAPREVLPELEAALRRLPGVKEVILVPKEEGLRRLAEQFGPQHDLIKALGGNNPLPDYFRVRTTRPEDVPTVARAAEKLRHVEEVRYGQGLVERLFQLTGWVRVLGTSVIVLLGAAAVGLIAIAIRMNVFARRREISIMKYVGATDWFIRWPFFLEGMFLGIIGAGIAGLSLHAAYSVLIARLKVSLAFLPLLTNPGQVWELVAALVLGGLVLGSLGSLISIRRFLQV; this is encoded by the coding sequence TTGAGGCTTAGCACCCTGGGCTACTATCTCCGTCAGGCCGGTTTGGGGCTGCGCCGGAGCGGCTGGCTCACCGTGGCGGCCGTCGCCACCGTGAGTATTTCCCTCTTCCTGCTGGGGCTTTTCGTGCTCCTGGTCCTGAATCTTAACCTGATCGTCAGTTCACTGGAATCGGAAGTGGAGGCGGCGGTGTTCATCCGCCCGGATGCGCCGAGGGAGGTGCTGCCGGAACTGGAGGCGGCCCTGCGACGGCTGCCGGGCGTGAAGGAAGTCATACTGGTCCCCAAGGAGGAGGGCTTGCGGCGCCTGGCCGAGCAGTTCGGGCCGCAGCACGACCTGATTAAGGCCTTAGGCGGCAATAATCCCCTGCCCGACTACTTCCGGGTTCGCACCACCCGGCCGGAGGACGTGCCCACGGTGGCGCGGGCGGCGGAGAAGCTGCGCCACGTAGAAGAGGTACGCTACGGTCAGGGCCTGGTAGAGCGCCTGTTCCAGCTGACCGGCTGGGTGCGGGTGCTGGGCACCTCGGTAATCGTGCTGCTGGGTGCGGCGGCGGTGGGCCTGATAGCCATAGCCATTCGCATGAACGTGTTCGCCCGGAGGCGGGAGATCAGCATCATGAAGTACGTGGGCGCAACCGACTGGTTCATCCGCTGGCCCTTCTTTCTGGAGGGAATGTTCCTGGGGATTATCGGGGCGGGGATCGCCGGCTTGAGCCTGCACGCCGCCTACTCGGTGCTCATCGCCCGGCTGAAGGTAAGTCTCGCCTTCCTGCCCTTGCTCACCAACCCGGGCCAGGTGTGGGAACTGGTGGCCGCCCTGGTTCTGGGGGGCTTGGTCCTGGGCTCTCTGGGCAGCCTGATTTCCATTCGGCGTTTTCTTCAGGTGTAA
- a CDS encoding PDZ domain-containing protein, with the protein MSWLSLVSLVLLTLLRALANPFFWLVMLLVAAQHFRLARTKSRLLGVPTEPFWLPTLYSALLGIVGGLVGSVLLVLLGVSLSNTGLAYLWPLAILLMLISPHLLCFSYAGGLLALSSLLFGFPRLEVAQLVALVGALHLVESLLILLSGHLGGMPVYLRLPRGEVVGAFNLQRFWPIPLVAGALLELPELVPYGVAMPDWWPLIRPEGIASPDQAVYVLLPVVAALGYGDIAVSSLPRGKSRRSALILCGYSLAVLVLAVAASRSPFWAFPAAVFTPLGHELTIVLGRRAEMLGRPRFAPRPGGVMVLDTVWGSQARRWGLEAGSVLRGVNGRPVSSRADLAAALAVSGPYLELEYTDARGKWQRLHVRGDARRPLGIIPVPEPGDPPLVEWGTGSLLRRLFRK; encoded by the coding sequence TTGTCCTGGCTCAGTTTGGTGTCCCTGGTGCTGCTGACCTTGCTCCGTGCCCTGGCCAACCCCTTCTTCTGGCTGGTGATGCTGCTGGTAGCCGCCCAGCATTTCCGGCTGGCGCGCACCAAGAGCCGTCTCCTGGGGGTGCCGACCGAGCCTTTCTGGCTGCCGACCCTGTATTCCGCCCTCTTGGGAATAGTGGGGGGACTGGTAGGCAGCGTTCTGCTGGTGCTGCTGGGTGTCTCCCTCAGCAATACCGGGCTGGCCTATCTGTGGCCGCTGGCCATTCTCCTGATGCTGATCAGCCCCCACCTCCTGTGCTTCTCTTACGCCGGGGGCCTGCTGGCCCTGAGTTCCCTGCTCTTTGGCTTTCCGCGCCTGGAAGTGGCGCAGCTGGTGGCCCTGGTGGGGGCCCTCCACCTGGTAGAAAGCCTGCTTATCCTGCTGAGCGGGCACCTTGGAGGCATGCCCGTGTACCTGCGCCTCCCTCGGGGCGAGGTGGTAGGCGCTTTTAACCTCCAACGTTTTTGGCCCATTCCCCTGGTGGCAGGAGCCCTTTTGGAACTGCCCGAACTGGTGCCCTACGGCGTGGCCATGCCCGATTGGTGGCCCCTCATCCGGCCCGAGGGCATAGCCTCTCCGGACCAGGCGGTGTACGTGCTGCTGCCGGTGGTGGCCGCCCTGGGGTACGGGGATATAGCGGTGTCCTCGCTGCCCCGGGGCAAGAGCCGGCGTTCCGCACTGATACTGTGCGGTTACAGTCTCGCGGTCCTGGTCCTGGCCGTGGCTGCCTCCCGTTCGCCGTTCTGGGCCTTCCCGGCCGCCGTGTTCACCCCCCTCGGACACGAGCTTACCATAGTCCTCGGCCGGCGGGCGGAGATGCTCGGCCGGCCAAGGTTCGCGCCCCGGCCCGGCGGAGTAATGGTGCTGGACACGGTGTGGGGTTCCCAGGCCCGGCGCTGGGGGCTGGAGGCGGGCAGCGTGCTGAGGGGCGTTAACGGCCGGCCGGTAAGCTCGCGTGCGGACCTGGCCGCGGCCCTGGCGGTCTCCGGCCCGTATCTGGAACTGGAGTACACGGACGCCCGGGGCAAATGGCAGCGGTTGCACGTGCGCGGCGACGCCAGGCGGCCGCTGGGCATAATTCCGGTTCCGGAGCCGGGGGATCCTCCCCTGGTGGAGTGGGGGACGGGTTCACTATTGCGGCGGTTGTTCAGGAAGTAA
- a CDS encoding electron transfer flavoprotein subunit beta/FixA family protein, protein MNIVVLLKQTFDTEAKIELTADGKISSAGVNLIINPYDEFAVEEALKLKEKFGGEVVVVSVGGAQAQDAIRQALAMGADRGVLVQDPALEGADHAGVAQALAKAVSTLSYDLILTGWVAIDDNAAQVPGRVAEILNLPQVNLAVKVEVDGNRATVHREGEGATEILEVPLPALITAQKGLNEPRYPSMKGIMQAKKKPIQQLSLADLGLSADAVGAAAAKVTVTSYSLPPKRAGGRLLEGEPQDQARELVRLLREEAKVI, encoded by the coding sequence TTGAATATCGTAGTACTACTCAAGCAGACCTTCGACACCGAAGCCAAAATCGAACTAACCGCCGACGGAAAGATCAGCAGCGCGGGAGTAAACCTCATCATAAACCCCTACGACGAATTCGCGGTGGAAGAAGCCCTCAAGCTTAAGGAGAAGTTCGGAGGGGAAGTAGTGGTAGTCAGCGTGGGCGGTGCCCAGGCCCAAGACGCCATCCGCCAGGCGCTGGCCATGGGCGCGGACCGCGGGGTGCTGGTGCAGGACCCCGCCCTGGAAGGCGCCGACCATGCCGGGGTGGCCCAGGCCCTGGCCAAGGCGGTTTCCACCCTCTCCTACGACCTCATCCTGACCGGCTGGGTGGCCATAGACGACAATGCCGCCCAGGTTCCCGGCCGGGTGGCGGAAATCCTTAACCTTCCCCAGGTCAACCTGGCGGTCAAGGTAGAGGTGGACGGCAACCGGGCCACGGTGCACCGCGAGGGAGAGGGGGCTACCGAGATCCTGGAGGTTCCCCTGCCCGCCCTCATCACCGCTCAGAAAGGGCTCAACGAGCCGCGCTATCCTTCCATGAAAGGCATCATGCAGGCCAAAAAGAAGCCCATCCAGCAGCTCAGCCTGGCCGATCTGGGTCTTTCCGCCGACGCCGTGGGAGCCGCGGCGGCCAAGGTCACCGTTACTTCTTACTCCCTGCCGCCCAAGCGGGCGGGCGGCCGGCTGCTGGAGGGAGAGCCGCAGGATCAGGCTCGGGAACTGGTGCGCCTGCTGCGCGAAGAAGCGAAGGTTATCTAA
- the ftsE gene encoding cell division ATP-binding protein FtsE → MIQLYNVSKIYPGGIQALLDVTVHIDKGEFVFLMGPSGAGKSTLLRLLLREETPTRGQVLVGGRSLARLKPREVPLLRRSIGMVFQDFRLLEERTVYENVAFALEVLEYPREEVRRRVPALLEMVGLAERGRAFPRQLSGGEQQRVAIARAIANNPPIVLADEPTGNLDAKTAWEVMGLLDKINKRGATVVVATHNREIAGAMQRRVITLERGRVVRDEPRGAVRLEA, encoded by the coding sequence TTGATCCAGCTTTACAACGTTTCCAAGATCTATCCGGGCGGAATCCAGGCGTTACTGGACGTCACCGTGCACATAGACAAGGGCGAGTTCGTGTTTCTGATGGGACCCAGCGGTGCGGGCAAGTCCACCCTGCTGCGTCTGCTGCTGCGGGAGGAGACGCCCACGCGGGGCCAGGTACTGGTGGGAGGACGCAGCCTGGCCCGGCTCAAGCCGCGCGAGGTGCCGCTTCTGCGGCGGAGTATAGGCATGGTCTTTCAAGACTTCCGCCTGCTGGAGGAGCGCACGGTGTACGAGAACGTGGCCTTCGCCCTGGAAGTACTGGAGTATCCCCGGGAGGAGGTCAGGCGCCGGGTGCCGGCCCTGCTGGAAATGGTGGGCCTGGCCGAGCGAGGCCGGGCCTTTCCCCGCCAGCTTTCCGGCGGCGAGCAGCAGCGCGTGGCCATCGCCCGGGCCATCGCCAACAACCCGCCCATAGTCCTGGCGGACGAGCCTACGGGCAATCTGGATGCCAAGACGGCGTGGGAAGTGATGGGCCTGCTGGACAAGATAAATAAGCGGGGAGCCACGGTAGTGGTGGCCACCCACAATCGGGAGATTGCGGGCGCCATGCAGCGCCGGGTCATAACCCTGGAGCGCGGTCGGGTGGTCCGGGACGAGCCGAGGGGAGCGGTACGCCTTGAGGCTTAG
- a CDS encoding CBS domain-containing protein produces the protein MSASVADIMCREVITVGPLESVARAEGLMRAHRIGGLPVLEDGRLVGIITSRDVRASHPNRLVTDAMTRNPVVVSPQLSLWEAKEVLEKNRIERLPVVEGGRLVGIVTKAALYAELGKYWDALTGLSKSEYLLERARCFLLQGREIAVLFFDLDDFGRVNKLYGHAVGDEVIRQTGGLLQALMPPEAGLCRYGGDEFAAVLGATLDQARELGLRAVARVEEAEWPLGIRISLSVGIVGGRRAAARPDGNWRFGVKELLNLASLACTRAKRQKSRIAVADTLQLVRG, from the coding sequence ATGAGCGCCTCGGTAGCCGATATCATGTGCCGGGAAGTCATTACCGTAGGCCCCCTGGAGAGCGTGGCCCGGGCGGAGGGCCTGATGCGCGCCCACCGGATCGGCGGGCTTCCGGTGCTGGAAGACGGCCGGTTGGTCGGCATCATCACCTCCCGGGACGTCCGCGCTTCCCACCCCAACCGCCTGGTGACGGATGCCATGACCCGCAATCCCGTCGTCGTTTCCCCCCAACTCTCCCTTTGGGAAGCCAAGGAAGTGCTGGAAAAGAACCGGATCGAAAGGCTCCCCGTGGTCGAGGGCGGCCGGCTGGTGGGCATCGTCACCAAGGCTGCCCTTTACGCGGAGCTGGGCAAGTATTGGGACGCCCTCACCGGCCTGAGCAAGAGCGAGTACCTCCTGGAAAGGGCCAGGTGCTTCTTGCTTCAGGGACGGGAGATAGCGGTCCTGTTTTTCGACCTGGACGATTTCGGCCGGGTGAACAAGCTGTACGGCCACGCCGTGGGGGATGAGGTCATCCGCCAGACCGGCGGGCTCCTGCAGGCTCTGATGCCCCCGGAGGCCGGCCTCTGCCGTTACGGCGGGGACGAGTTCGCCGCTGTGCTCGGCGCTACGCTGGATCAGGCTCGGGAGCTGGGCCTGCGGGCGGTGGCCCGGGTGGAGGAAGCCGAGTGGCCGCTGGGAATAAGGATCAGCTTGTCCGTGGGCATTGTCGGCGGAAGGCGCGCCGCGGCACGGCCGGACGGAAACTGGCGCTTCGGGGTAAAAGAGCTGCTCAATCTGGCCAGCCTGGCCTGCACCCGGGCCAAGCGCCAAAAGAGCCGGATAGCGGTGGCCGACACTCTTCAGCTCGTCAGGGGCTGA